Proteins from one Mycobacterium sp. EPa45 genomic window:
- a CDS encoding MCE family protein: MTRTRCARGVAVMVIALTIAALSGCGFRGLNSFRLPGTQGHGQGSYTIQAEMPDVENLQPNSRVRVGDVNVGTVTKIERRGWHALLTLTLNGDVELPANSTVSLGQTSLLGSLHVELAPPTDVRPAGKLRAGSLIPLTSAGAYPSTEQTLASVSLLLNGGGVGQVQDITTALTSALGGREQDFRSLLSQLDIFTANINGQIGDIIAATESLNHLVAQFAAQKPVIDKALETIPDALAVINAERDKLVEAVDQLGKFSALAADSVNQSKESLIQILNDLGPVLESLANAGPALTRSLNLFTTVPFVKDNLTNWWRGDYANITTIVDLTLSRIDAALFTGTRFEGKLTELELQWGRTIGQLPSPYTARNPLIAPYRLDQGP; the protein is encoded by the coding sequence GTGACGAGGACGCGCTGCGCCCGCGGCGTCGCGGTGATGGTGATCGCGCTGACGATCGCCGCGCTGTCGGGATGCGGTTTTCGCGGCCTGAACTCCTTTCGGCTGCCGGGAACGCAGGGCCACGGGCAGGGCTCCTACACGATCCAGGCCGAAATGCCCGACGTCGAAAACCTTCAACCGAACTCGCGTGTCCGCGTGGGCGACGTCAACGTGGGCACGGTCACGAAGATCGAGCGTCGAGGATGGCATGCGCTGCTCACGCTCACACTCAACGGCGACGTCGAGCTTCCCGCCAACTCGACCGTGTCGTTGGGTCAAACCAGCCTGCTGGGCTCACTGCACGTCGAGTTGGCACCCCCCACCGATGTTCGCCCGGCGGGAAAGCTTCGGGCCGGTTCGCTGATCCCGCTGACATCTGCTGGGGCCTACCCGTCCACCGAACAGACCCTGGCGTCGGTATCACTTCTGCTCAACGGCGGCGGAGTGGGGCAGGTACAGGACATCACCACAGCACTCACCTCCGCGTTGGGAGGCCGCGAGCAGGACTTCCGCAGCCTGCTCTCACAGCTGGACATCTTCACCGCCAACATCAACGGCCAAATCGGGGACATCATCGCGGCCACCGAAAGCCTCAACCATCTGGTCGCGCAGTTCGCGGCACAAAAACCAGTCATCGACAAGGCCCTGGAAACGATTCCCGACGCGCTGGCGGTAATCAACGCCGAACGCGACAAGCTCGTTGAGGCGGTTGACCAACTCGGCAAATTCAGCGCGCTGGCCGCCGACTCGGTTAACCAGTCCAAAGAGTCGTTGATCCAGATCCTTAACGACCTGGGACCGGTATTGGAATCACTCGCGAACGCCGGTCCTGCGCTGACCCGTTCACTGAACCTGTTCACCACGGTTCCCTTCGTGAAGGACAACCTGACCAATTGGTGGCGCGGTGACTACGCCAACATCACCACCATCGTGGACTTGACATTGAGTCGTATCGACGCGGCGCTGTTCACCGGCACCCGGTTCGAGGGCAAACTCACCGAACTGGAACTGCAATGGGGCCGCACGATCGGGCAACTGCCTAGCCCCTACACCGCGCGAAATCCGCTGATCGCCCCCTACCGGTTGGACCAAGGACCGTAA
- a CDS encoding MCE family protein, producing MTNSRTKLGLAIVLVSLIVGGSIAAVRVAREVDRVHVVAYFENSNGVFVGDDVRIKGVRVGGIDSIEPQPTRVKIAFWFDAKYKVPADAKAVILSPTLVTSRAIQLTPRYTGGPALQDNAVIPRDRTAVPVEFDEFRQQLERLTTLLQPTEPGGVSTLGALVNTAADNLRGQGPAIREAIIRLSQSVSALADHSPDIFSSVKNLATLVSALQDSTVLIRQLNQNLASVTGLLTNNPTEVGDAVKDLNGVIGDLTAFVSANRDALGTTADKLTSVSQALTGSIDDIKQLLHIAPTTLSNAANLYKPAQGTLTGALNVANFADPITFLCSAVQAASRLNNEQSAKLCVQYLAPIIKNRQYNFPPIGVNPFVQASARPNEVTYSEDWMRPDYVPPQTSPAPDTSPPGHSTPPPLDEPAQPAEGTLPVPGPSAQQTDPAAGLPGMLIPPGAGS from the coding sequence ATGACGAACTCTCGGACCAAGCTCGGACTGGCGATCGTTTTGGTGAGCCTCATCGTGGGCGGGTCGATTGCGGCGGTGCGTGTGGCACGCGAGGTCGATCGTGTTCACGTCGTCGCCTACTTCGAAAACAGCAACGGGGTGTTCGTCGGCGACGATGTCCGCATCAAGGGCGTTCGGGTAGGCGGGATCGACTCCATCGAACCGCAGCCCACACGAGTCAAGATCGCCTTCTGGTTCGACGCCAAGTACAAGGTGCCCGCCGATGCCAAAGCGGTCATCCTGTCGCCGACGCTGGTGACCTCCCGCGCCATTCAATTGACTCCCCGCTACACCGGTGGCCCGGCGCTGCAGGACAACGCCGTCATCCCCCGGGACCGCACCGCGGTTCCAGTGGAGTTCGACGAATTCCGCCAACAGCTCGAACGGCTGACGACATTGCTGCAGCCCACCGAGCCCGGCGGGGTCAGCACGCTGGGCGCCCTGGTCAACACCGCGGCCGACAACTTGCGCGGCCAAGGCCCAGCAATCCGCGAGGCGATCATCAGGTTGTCCCAGTCGGTGTCTGCGCTCGCCGACCACAGCCCGGACATCTTCAGCAGCGTCAAGAATCTTGCGACACTCGTCTCAGCACTTCAGGACAGCACCGTACTGATACGCCAGCTGAATCAGAACCTCGCCTCGGTCACCGGGCTGCTGACCAACAACCCCACCGAAGTCGGTGACGCCGTCAAGGACCTCAATGGCGTAATCGGTGACCTGACGGCCTTCGTCTCCGCAAACCGCGACGCGCTCGGTACCACAGCGGACAAATTGACGTCAGTCTCACAGGCACTGACGGGCAGCATCGACGACATCAAACAGCTGCTGCACATCGCGCCGACGACGTTGTCCAACGCCGCCAACCTCTACAAGCCCGCCCAGGGCACGCTGACCGGAGCACTCAACGTCGCCAACTTCGCGGATCCGATCACCTTTCTGTGCAGCGCAGTACAGGCCGCGTCGCGACTGAACAACGAACAATCGGCGAAATTATGTGTCCAGTACTTGGCCCCGATCATCAAGAACCGCCAGTACAACTTCCCCCCGATCGGTGTCAACCCCTTCGTCCAGGCCAGCGCCCGGCCGAATGAAGTCACCTACAGTGAGGACTGGATGCGCCCGGACTACGTTCCGCCGCAGACTTCACCGGCGCCGGACACATCGCCGCCGGGCCACAGCACGCCGCCACCCCTCGACGAGCCGGCGCAACCAGCCGAAGGCACGCTGCCGGTTCCCGGCCCGTCGGCTCAGCAGACCGATCCCGCCGCCGGGCTGCCCGGCATGCTCATTCCACCCGGGGCCGGCTCGTGA
- a CDS encoding MCE family protein — MKTFGERNFIVMGAIGVVATAALVLGALNYHKLPFVSSGKTYSAYFDEAGGLTTGAPVRVSGAPAGQVQSITLDGQWVLVTFTVAEGIRLGDRSEAAIRTTSVLGNKVLDLTTRGAGTLSGTIPVERTTSPYQLPDAIGDLTTTISGLDTDQLSTSLTVLSQTLQDTPDDLRLAVAGVARFAETLNQRDARLRELLANAAKATTVLGERTNDIVRLISDTNALLAQLRTQSAALDEISTNISLLSRQIAGFIAENKTTLKPALDKLNGVLTILDNRKVEIQESIKGLAAYAMQFGETVAAGPFFNAYLANLVPGQFIQPFVDAAFSDLGLDPNVLLPSQRTDPQVGQPGTPALPIPYPRTGQGGEPKLTLPDAITGNPGDPRYPYREPAPAPPPGGPPPGPPAPPALDRQAPQPPTPSPFFVPAPDEVAPGPADSSIPQGRR, encoded by the coding sequence ATGAAGACCTTCGGCGAGCGCAACTTCATCGTCATGGGGGCCATCGGGGTTGTGGCCACCGCCGCCCTGGTTCTCGGCGCGCTCAACTACCACAAGCTGCCGTTCGTCTCCTCCGGGAAGACCTATTCGGCGTATTTCGACGAGGCTGGCGGACTGACCACCGGCGCCCCGGTGCGGGTATCGGGGGCTCCCGCCGGCCAAGTGCAGAGCATCACCCTCGACGGGCAGTGGGTACTGGTCACGTTCACGGTGGCCGAAGGCATCCGGTTGGGCGACCGTAGCGAGGCTGCGATCAGGACGACCAGTGTTCTCGGCAACAAGGTCCTCGACCTCACCACCCGCGGCGCCGGGACGCTCTCCGGCACCATCCCCGTCGAGCGGACCACCTCGCCGTATCAATTGCCGGACGCCATCGGGGACCTCACGACCACCATCAGCGGTCTCGACACCGACCAGCTGTCCACATCGCTGACGGTGCTGTCCCAGACCCTCCAAGACACCCCCGATGACCTGCGGCTCGCCGTCGCGGGTGTCGCCCGATTCGCGGAAACGCTCAACCAGCGCGATGCCCGGTTGCGCGAACTCCTCGCGAACGCCGCCAAGGCGACCACCGTCCTGGGTGAACGCACCAATGACATCGTGCGCCTGATCTCCGACACCAACGCGTTGTTGGCGCAGCTGCGCACCCAAAGCGCGGCGCTGGACGAGATCTCGACGAACATCTCGCTGCTCAGTCGGCAGATCGCCGGGTTCATCGCGGAAAACAAGACGACGCTCAAACCCGCACTCGACAAACTCAACGGGGTTCTCACGATCCTCGACAACCGGAAAGTGGAGATCCAAGAGTCCATCAAAGGACTGGCGGCGTACGCGATGCAGTTCGGCGAGACCGTCGCAGCCGGCCCCTTCTTCAACGCCTACCTCGCCAACCTGGTCCCCGGACAGTTCATTCAACCGTTCGTCGATGCCGCGTTCTCGGATCTCGGTCTGGATCCCAACGTGCTCCTACCTTCCCAGCGCACCGACCCCCAGGTGGGCCAGCCCGGCACCCCGGCACTGCCGATTCCCTATCCGCGGACCGGCCAGGGTGGCGAACCGAAATTGACTCTGCCCGATGCGATCACCGGAAACCCGGGCGATCCCCGGTACCCCTACCGCGAGCCGGCACCGGCCCCTCCGCCAGGTGGGCCCCCACCGGGTCCGCCGGCACCGCCAGCACTCGATCGGCAAGCCCCACAGCCGCCGACGCCAAGCCCCTTCTTCGTGCCGGCGCCCGATGAAGTCGCGCCCGGACCGGCTGATTCCTCGATCCCCCAAGGCAGACGATGA
- a CDS encoding virulence factor Mce family protein, protein MINKVSAVVWRLGIFVVVCALGAFALITVFAQLRFDREQTYTAVFTNVSGLKSQDFVRIAGVEVGKVKNLTVRDDSTVQVEFGADDSVVLTDGSRAVIKYDNLIGDRYLAIEEGAGGTKKLRPGDTIPLSRTAPALDLDAVIGGFRPLFRALDPAQVNALTGQLIAAFQGQGATIGSILSQTAALTNTLADRDQLIGQTIVNLNSVLGSLGEHSEQFGKAIDSLSQLVHGLQARKQDISNGVAYANEAARSVADLLAQARPPLQKAVHETDRTATAVLAERDYFDNLLKTLPDSYRVLLRQGLYGNYFAFYLCDLLLKVNGKGGQPVYIKLAGQDSGRCTPK, encoded by the coding sequence GTGATAAATAAGGTGTCAGCCGTCGTGTGGCGCCTCGGGATCTTCGTGGTCGTGTGCGCGCTCGGCGCATTCGCACTCATCACCGTGTTCGCGCAGCTGCGCTTCGATCGCGAGCAGACCTACACCGCTGTGTTCACCAACGTCAGTGGACTGAAAAGCCAAGACTTCGTCCGCATCGCCGGTGTGGAAGTCGGCAAGGTCAAGAACCTCACCGTCCGAGACGATTCCACCGTGCAGGTCGAGTTCGGGGCCGACGACTCCGTGGTACTCACCGACGGCAGCAGGGCTGTCATCAAGTACGACAACCTGATCGGGGACCGCTACCTGGCGATCGAGGAAGGCGCGGGCGGAACCAAGAAACTGCGGCCCGGCGACACGATCCCGTTGAGTCGCACCGCGCCGGCACTGGATCTTGACGCCGTGATCGGCGGGTTCCGGCCACTGTTCCGCGCGCTGGACCCCGCCCAGGTGAACGCGCTCACCGGCCAACTCATCGCAGCTTTTCAGGGTCAAGGCGCCACGATCGGTTCCATATTGTCTCAGACCGCAGCGCTGACGAACACGCTTGCCGACCGGGACCAGCTGATCGGTCAAACCATCGTCAACTTGAACTCCGTGCTCGGATCGCTGGGCGAGCACAGCGAGCAATTCGGCAAGGCCATCGACTCGCTGTCGCAGCTCGTGCACGGACTGCAAGCCCGCAAGCAGGACATCAGCAACGGAGTGGCCTACGCCAACGAGGCTGCCCGCTCGGTGGCCGACCTCCTCGCACAAGCACGACCACCGCTGCAGAAAGCGGTCCACGAGACCGATCGCACCGCGACCGCGGTGCTCGCAGAGCGCGATTATTTCGACAACCTCCTCAAGACATTGCCCGACTCCTACCGTGTGCTGCTGCGCCAGGGGCTCTACGGCAACTACTTCGCCTTCTACCTGTGCGATCTGCTGCTGAAGGTGAATGGAAAGGGCGGACAACCCGTGTACATCAAGTTGGCGGGACAAGACAGCGGCAGGTGCACACCCAAATGA
- a CDS encoding MCE family protein: MTQGTGARRISSEWWAVFLVVGIVVAVVLSLGMFSGTFTPTVPVTLTADRSGLVLEPNSRVKMRGVQVGHVSSISGGDFTRIQLDIDPAQIQYIPANVEARIQSISLFGAKFVDLVYPPDPSPQRLSAGAVLRSQNVATEVNTVFQNVVELIKQIDPFKLNAVLSALAEGVRGQGDRIGEAITASNEVLLELNPRTDTMREDFRAIKGVSDTYSAAAKNIIDTLAAGTTTSVTVTTHAQQLDALLLNVVGLSRSGVGLLGPSKDNLVKAVNLLEPTANLLMKYNPEITCLFVGAKTTLDNGYADMLGGNGKSLIMDAELLPGYDPYRYPDNLPIDAAKGGEGGKPGCGSLPDVAKNFPVRQLIANTGFGTGLDWRPNPGIGFPGYANYFPDTRAVPEPPSIRYPGGPAPGPVPYPGAPPYGAPQYGPDGTPLYPGVPPAPSPGPTGPTPP, encoded by the coding sequence GTGACACAGGGAACAGGCGCTCGTCGGATCTCCTCCGAGTGGTGGGCGGTGTTCCTGGTCGTGGGCATCGTCGTGGCGGTGGTGCTGAGTCTGGGCATGTTCAGCGGCACATTCACCCCGACGGTGCCGGTGACATTGACGGCGGACCGATCGGGCCTGGTGCTGGAGCCCAACTCGCGGGTCAAGATGCGCGGTGTGCAGGTCGGGCACGTCAGCTCGATTAGTGGCGGAGATTTCACGCGCATCCAGCTGGACATCGACCCGGCGCAGATCCAGTACATCCCAGCCAACGTTGAGGCGCGCATCCAGTCCATCTCCCTGTTCGGTGCGAAGTTCGTCGATCTTGTCTACCCGCCCGATCCCAGCCCGCAGCGGCTGTCCGCGGGAGCAGTGCTGCGATCGCAGAACGTCGCCACCGAGGTCAACACCGTGTTTCAGAACGTGGTGGAGCTGATCAAACAGATCGACCCGTTCAAGCTCAACGCCGTGCTCAGTGCGCTCGCCGAAGGGGTGAGGGGGCAAGGTGACAGGATCGGTGAGGCGATCACCGCGAGCAATGAGGTTCTGCTGGAGTTGAATCCACGAACCGACACGATGCGCGAGGACTTCCGCGCGATCAAAGGTGTCAGCGACACCTACAGCGCCGCGGCAAAGAACATCATCGACACCCTGGCCGCCGGGACCACGACGAGCGTGACGGTCACCACGCATGCCCAGCAACTCGACGCGCTGCTCCTCAACGTCGTGGGGCTGTCGCGCAGCGGAGTGGGCCTGCTGGGCCCCAGCAAAGACAATCTGGTGAAAGCGGTCAACCTGCTGGAACCCACGGCGAACTTGCTGATGAAGTACAACCCCGAGATCACCTGCTTGTTCGTCGGCGCCAAGACGACCCTCGACAACGGTTATGCCGACATGCTCGGCGGAAACGGCAAATCGCTCATCATGGACGCTGAGCTGTTGCCGGGATACGACCCGTACCGATATCCGGACAACCTGCCGATCGACGCCGCCAAGGGCGGGGAAGGCGGCAAGCCCGGGTGCGGCTCGCTGCCGGACGTCGCCAAGAACTTCCCGGTGAGACAGCTGATCGCCAACACCGGCTTCGGCACCGGACTGGATTGGCGGCCCAATCCCGGCATCGGATTCCCCGGGTACGCCAACTACTTCCCGGATACTCGGGCGGTCCCTGAACCGCCGAGTATCCGCTACCCAGGCGGCCCGGCGCCCGGTCCCGTGCCCTACCCCGGTGCGCCGCCCTACGGCGCACCTCAGTACGGCCCCGATGGAACGCCCCTCTATCCAGGGGTGCCGCCAGCGCCGTCACCAGGACCCACAGGACCCACACCACCGTGA